Proteins found in one Mangifera indica cultivar Alphonso chromosome 15, CATAS_Mindica_2.1, whole genome shotgun sequence genomic segment:
- the LOC123198031 gene encoding UDP-glycosyltransferase 88B1-like translates to MEGAIVLYPCPGSGHLVSMVELGKLILSNHPSFSISVIIPTAPFEAAATQDYIAAISATIPSITFYYLPPVALPQNAFFSAKDFPALVYQLCQLNNPNLHETLLAISNRSKIKAFVVDIFCNYSSQVSSNLNIPTYFYFTSGANCLSNFIYFPTIHRSSTKSLKDLEDMKINVPGSPSIRAKDMPEPMLDREKYVYQCFVDTALNMTKSSGIIVNSFELLEERACRALANGECAPGDSMPPVYFIGPVVSEKEQGGEQIHECLRWLDSQPSQSVLFLCFGSMGVFYTEQLKEIALGLERSGVRFLWVVRNPPPSDETVRKLTETDPSIESFLPEGFSERTKDRGRLVKSWAPQKAILSHDSVGGFVTHCGWNSILEAVCAGVPMLAWPQYAEQKMNKIFLVEEMKIALPVDASEEELVSAIELEKRVSELTESEEGKAVRERVKAMKDGAAVALKEGGSSRIALAKLAESFGGIHLK, encoded by the coding sequence ATGGAAGGTGCCATTGTTTTGTATCCTTGTCCTGGAAGTGGTCACCTAGTCTCCATGGTTGAGCTAGGCAAACTCATACTTTCCAACCACCCTTCTTTCTCAATCTCCGTTATTATCCCCACTGCACCGTTCGAAGCCGCCGCAACTCAAGACTATATAGCGGCTATCTCCGCCACCATACCCTCCATCACCTTCTACTACCTCCCACCCGTCGCTCTCCCTCAAAATGCTTTCTTTTCTGCAAAGGATTTCCCAGCCCTAGTTTACCAGCTTTGTCAACTCAATAATCCTAATCTCCATGAAACCCTTCTGGCAATTTCCAATCGCTCAAAAATCAAAGCCTTTGTTGTTGATATCTTTTGCAACTATTCgtcccaagtttcatcaaatCTCAATATCCCAACCTACTTTTACTTTACCTCTGGAGCAAACTGCTTGTCCAATTTCATTTACTTCCCTACGATTCATAGAAGCTCAACCAAGAGCTTGAAAGATCTAGAGGATATGAAAATAAACGTCCCTGGATCGCCGTCCATTCGAGCAAAAGACATGCCAGAACCCATGCTTGACCGTGAGAAGTATGTATATCAGTGCTTCGTGGATACTGCCCTCAACATGACAAAATCATCAGGGATTATCGTAAACTCGTTTGAATTGCTTGAAGAAAGGGCTTGTAGGGCACTGGCGAATGGAGAATGCGCACCAGGCGACTCCATGCCACCTGTGTATTTCATAGGCCCAGTAGTGAGTGAAAAGGAGCAAGGTGGTGAACAAATACACGAGTGCCTGCGTTGGCTAGACTCTCAACCGAGTCAAAGCGTACTGTTTTTATGCTTTGGAAGCATGGGAGTGTTTTATACAGAGCAGTTAAAAGAAATTGCACTTGGATTAGAGAGAAGTGGAGTCAGATTTTTGTGGGTCGTGCGTAATCCGCCACCAAGCGATGAAACAGTTCGAAAATTAACAGAAACTGATCCAAGCATTGAATCATTCCTACCAGAAGGGTTTTCAGAGAGAACAAAAGATAGAGGACGTTTAGTGAAATCATGGGCTCCACAGAAGGCTATACTCAGTCACGACTCAGTGGGTGGGTTCGTCACTCATTGTGGTTGGAACTCAATTCTGGAAGCAGTGTGTGCTGGGGTGCCAATGTTGGCTTGGCCTCAGTATGCAGAGCAaaagatgaataaaattttcttgGTGGAGGAAATGAAGATTGCTTTGCCAGTGGACGCGTCAGAGGAGGAGCTGGTGAGTGCAATCGAGTTAGAGAAACGAGTGAGTGAGTTGACGGAGTCGGAAGAGGGAAAAGCCGTGAGAGAGCGGGTTAAAGCAATGAAAGACGGAGCTGCAGTGGCCTTGAAGGAAGGAGGGTCATCTCGTATTGCCTTAGCCAAATTGGCCGAGTCATTTGGTGGCATCCACTTGAAATGA